In Actinoplanes sp. NBC_00393, a single genomic region encodes these proteins:
- the pyk gene encoding pyruvate kinase, whose protein sequence is MAVTRRAKIVCTMGPATKSPERMLGLVEAGMNVARMNFSHDTRENHREMYELVRAAAEQADRPVAILADLQGPKIRLGKFADGPHRWETGDRVVITSEDILGTKERVSCTYTKLPHEVKTGDRLLIDDGKVAVEVTGVEGEDIQCLVVEGGPVSNNKGVSLPNVAVSVPALSDKDEEDLRFALGLGVDLVALSFVRAPEDINLVHKIMDEEGRRVPVIAKVEKPEAVEHLEAIVLAFDGVMVARGDLGVELPLDQVPLVQKRAVQLCRENAKPVIVATQMLDSMIENSRPTRAEASDVANAVLDGTDAVMLSGETSVGKYPVLTVSTMAKIVTTTEAGGLGVARLQHDPRTHGGALTVAASQIARNIGAKALVAFSQTGDTVRRLARLHCDLPLYAFTPVSEVRNTLALSWGVETFLTDFVEHTDDMFRQVDAKMLGLGLAKPGDYVVVVAGSPPNAPGSTNTLRVHQLGSLVDPATV, encoded by the coding sequence ATGGCCGTGACACGCCGCGCAAAAATCGTCTGCACGATGGGCCCCGCCACCAAGTCGCCCGAGCGCATGCTCGGCCTTGTGGAGGCGGGCATGAACGTGGCCCGGATGAATTTCAGCCACGACACCCGCGAGAACCACAGGGAGATGTACGAGCTGGTCCGTGCGGCCGCGGAGCAGGCTGACCGCCCCGTCGCCATCCTCGCCGACCTGCAGGGCCCGAAGATCCGGCTCGGCAAGTTCGCCGACGGCCCGCACCGCTGGGAGACCGGCGACCGGGTCGTCATCACCAGCGAGGACATCCTCGGCACCAAGGAGCGCGTCTCCTGCACCTATACGAAGCTGCCGCACGAGGTCAAGACGGGTGACCGTCTCCTCATCGACGACGGCAAGGTCGCGGTCGAGGTCACCGGCGTCGAGGGCGAGGACATCCAGTGCCTGGTCGTCGAGGGCGGCCCGGTCAGCAACAACAAGGGCGTCTCCCTGCCGAACGTCGCGGTGAGCGTCCCCGCGCTGAGCGACAAGGACGAGGAGGACCTGCGCTTCGCCCTGGGTCTCGGCGTCGACCTGGTCGCGCTGTCGTTCGTCCGCGCGCCGGAGGACATCAACCTGGTCCACAAGATCATGGACGAGGAGGGCCGGCGCGTCCCGGTCATCGCCAAGGTGGAGAAGCCGGAGGCGGTCGAGCACCTCGAGGCCATCGTGCTCGCCTTCGACGGCGTCATGGTCGCCCGTGGTGACCTGGGCGTCGAGCTGCCGCTGGACCAGGTCCCGCTGGTGCAGAAGCGGGCCGTGCAGCTGTGCCGGGAGAACGCGAAGCCGGTCATCGTCGCGACCCAGATGCTCGACTCGATGATCGAGAACTCGCGCCCCACCCGCGCCGAGGCCTCGGACGTCGCCAACGCGGTGCTCGACGGCACCGACGCGGTGATGCTCTCCGGCGAGACCAGCGTCGGCAAGTACCCGGTGCTCACCGTCAGCACGATGGCGAAGATCGTCACCACCACCGAGGCCGGTGGGCTCGGCGTGGCGCGGCTGCAGCACGATCCGCGTACGCACGGTGGCGCTCTCACCGTCGCCGCCTCGCAGATCGCCCGCAACATCGGCGCCAAGGCGCTGGTCGCGTTCTCGCAGACCGGTGACACTGTGCGCCGCCTCGCCCGGCTGCACTGCGACCTCCCGCTGTACGCGTTCACCCCGGTCAGCGAGGTCCGCAACACCCTGGCCCTGAGCTGGGGCGTGGAGACCTTCCTGACCGACTTCGTCGAGCACACCGACGACATGTTCCGTCAGGTCGACGCGAAGATGCTGGGTCTGGGCCTGGCCAAGCCCGGCGACTACGTCGTCGTGGTGGCCGGTTCCCCGCCGAACGCGCCCGGTTCCACCAACACGCTGCGGGTGCACCAGCTCGGCTCGCTCGTCGACCCGGCGACGGTGTGA
- the gltB gene encoding glutamate synthase large subunit, with translation MYDPAYERDACGVAFVADIHGRRSHDVVAKGLSALIRLDHRGARGAEQNTGDGAGIMIQVPDEFYRAVTGFDLPPAGSYAAGLAFLPTDPDDAARAIKVFEKYVLVEGGEVLGWRDVPVDPDDLGASAEDARPTIRQVFLAAHRLTDSPAGPAGEQLSGIELDRVAFCIRKQAERETSQRGVAAYFPSLSSRTITYKGMLTPEQLPAFFPDLTDERVSSAIALVHSRFSTNTFPSWPLAHPYRLIAHNGEINTIRGNKNWMAAREALLSSPNLPGNIKRLFPINSPEASDSASFDEVLELLHLAGRSLPHAVLMMIPEAWENDPEMEPKRRAFYRFHASLMEPWDGPAAVAFTDGTVIGAVLDRNGLRPGRWWHTADGLVVLGSEAGVIDLDPATVVAKGRLQPGKMFLVDTEAGRIVHDAEIKAELAAAEPYADWLHAGIIELKDLPAREHVIYTHDSVTRRQQVFGYTEEELKILVAPMARTGAEPLGSMGTDTPISPLSTRPRLLFDYFHQLFAQVTNPPLDAIREELVTSLAGTIGPEGNLLNPGPASCRQIALPYPIIDNDELAKILSIDEDGDLPGFKAVRVSGLYPLRDGAAGIKARLTQICRHVSEAIEDGVRILVLSDRDSNADLAPIPSLLLTAAVHQHLVREQTRTQVALVVESGDCREVHHAAVLIGYGAAAVNPYLAFESVDDLIATGALAGLDPSKAVRNYVKALGKGVLKIMSKMGISTVSSYCGAQVFEAVGLNSKLLQRYFVGTSGRIGGVGLDGIHAEVKARHAKAYPANQAERTHRRLEVGGEYQWRREGEVHLFNPETVFLLQHATRSKQYDVFRKYTEKVDGLAAEAGHLRGLFTFAANRTPVPIDEVEPASEIVKRFSTGAMSYGSISAESHETLAIAMNRLGAKSNTGEGGEDVERLYDPQRRSAIKQIASGRFGVTSEYLVNADDLQIKMAQGAKPGEGGQLPGNKVWPWIAKTRHATPGVGLISPPPHHDIYSIEDLAQLVHDLKMVNPASRVHVKLVSEIGVGTVAAGVAKLKADVILISGHDGGTGASPLNSLKHAGTPWELGLAEAQQTLLLNKLRDRVTVQVDGQLKTGRDVVIAALLGAEEFGFATAPLIVSGCIMMRVCHLDTCPVGIATQNPVLRERYTGKPEFVENFFMFLAEEVRELLAELGFRSIDEAIGHAEVLNVAPAVDHWKAKGLDLGPVLYVPELPEGASRRGIVAQDHGLELALDNELIALAQPALSEGTPVRAELPTRNDQRSVGAMLGGEVSRRYGGNGLPDDTIAFTLRGTGGQSFGAFLPRGVTLRLIGDTNDYVAKGLSGGRVIVRPAEDAPFTAEENTIAGNTILYGATGGEVFLRGRVGERFAVRNSGASTVVEGVGDHGCEYMTGGVVVVLGPTGRNFAAGMSGGKAFVLDLDQSLVNPELVDLAPLTDDERDTLRSLVEKHHAETDSAVAGKLLKDWNTAVEQFTAVVPRDYKRVMELIRTAEAAGRNVDEAVMGVTSA, from the coding sequence ATGTACGACCCGGCGTACGAGCGTGACGCCTGTGGTGTGGCCTTTGTTGCCGACATTCACGGCCGTCGCTCCCACGACGTGGTTGCCAAAGGCCTTTCCGCGCTTATTCGCCTGGACCACCGGGGCGCGCGCGGCGCTGAGCAGAACACCGGTGACGGCGCCGGCATCATGATCCAGGTTCCGGACGAGTTCTACCGCGCGGTGACCGGTTTCGACCTGCCGCCCGCCGGGAGCTACGCCGCCGGTCTGGCCTTCCTGCCCACGGACCCCGACGATGCGGCCCGGGCGATCAAGGTCTTCGAGAAGTACGTGCTCGTCGAGGGCGGCGAGGTGCTCGGCTGGCGGGACGTCCCGGTGGACCCGGACGACCTGGGCGCCAGCGCCGAGGACGCGCGCCCCACCATCCGGCAGGTCTTCCTGGCCGCGCACCGGCTCACCGACTCGCCCGCCGGCCCGGCCGGTGAGCAGCTGTCCGGCATCGAGCTGGACCGGGTGGCGTTCTGCATCCGCAAGCAGGCCGAGCGGGAGACCTCGCAGCGCGGCGTCGCGGCGTATTTCCCGTCGCTGTCCTCGCGGACCATCACGTACAAGGGCATGCTCACCCCGGAGCAGCTGCCGGCGTTCTTCCCGGATCTGACCGACGAGCGGGTCTCCAGCGCGATCGCCCTGGTGCACTCCCGGTTCTCCACCAACACGTTCCCGTCGTGGCCGCTGGCGCACCCGTACCGGTTGATCGCCCACAACGGTGAGATCAACACGATCCGCGGCAACAAGAACTGGATGGCCGCCCGCGAGGCGTTGCTGTCGTCGCCGAACCTCCCGGGCAACATCAAGCGGCTCTTCCCGATCAACTCGCCGGAAGCGTCCGACTCGGCGAGCTTCGACGAGGTGCTCGAGCTGCTCCACCTGGCCGGTCGCAGCCTGCCGCACGCGGTGCTGATGATGATCCCGGAGGCCTGGGAGAACGACCCGGAGATGGAGCCGAAGCGGCGCGCGTTCTACCGCTTCCACGCCAGCCTGATGGAGCCGTGGGACGGCCCGGCCGCGGTGGCGTTCACCGACGGCACGGTCATCGGCGCGGTGCTGGACCGCAACGGCCTGCGCCCCGGCCGCTGGTGGCACACCGCCGACGGCCTGGTGGTGCTCGGCTCCGAGGCCGGCGTCATCGACCTCGACCCGGCCACGGTGGTGGCCAAGGGCCGTCTGCAGCCCGGCAAGATGTTCCTCGTCGACACCGAGGCCGGCCGCATCGTCCACGACGCCGAGATCAAGGCCGAGCTGGCCGCCGCCGAGCCGTACGCGGACTGGCTGCACGCCGGGATCATCGAGCTGAAGGACCTGCCCGCCCGCGAGCACGTGATCTACACGCACGACTCGGTCACCCGCCGTCAGCAGGTCTTCGGCTACACCGAGGAGGAGCTGAAGATCCTGGTGGCGCCGATGGCGCGGACCGGTGCCGAGCCGCTCGGCTCGATGGGCACGGACACCCCGATCTCGCCGCTCTCCACCCGGCCGCGGCTGCTGTTCGACTACTTCCACCAGCTGTTCGCGCAGGTCACCAACCCGCCGCTGGACGCGATCCGGGAGGAGCTGGTCACCAGCCTGGCGGGGACCATCGGGCCGGAGGGCAACCTGCTGAACCCGGGTCCGGCGAGCTGCCGGCAGATCGCGTTGCCGTACCCGATCATCGACAACGACGAGCTGGCCAAGATCCTGTCGATCGACGAGGACGGTGACCTGCCCGGTTTCAAGGCGGTCCGGGTCTCCGGGCTGTACCCGTTGCGGGACGGCGCGGCCGGCATCAAGGCGCGGCTCACCCAGATCTGCCGGCACGTGTCGGAGGCCATCGAGGACGGCGTACGCATCCTCGTGCTGTCCGACCGCGACTCCAACGCGGACCTGGCGCCGATCCCGTCGCTGCTGCTCACCGCCGCGGTGCACCAGCACCTGGTCCGCGAGCAGACGCGTACCCAGGTGGCGCTGGTCGTCGAGTCCGGTGACTGCCGCGAGGTGCACCACGCCGCGGTGCTGATCGGCTACGGCGCGGCCGCGGTGAACCCGTACCTGGCGTTCGAGAGCGTGGACGACCTGATCGCCACCGGCGCGCTGGCCGGGCTGGACCCGAGCAAGGCGGTCCGCAACTACGTCAAGGCGCTCGGCAAGGGCGTCCTGAAGATCATGTCCAAGATGGGCATCTCGACCGTGTCGTCGTACTGCGGGGCGCAGGTGTTCGAGGCCGTCGGCCTGAACAGCAAGCTGCTCCAGCGGTACTTCGTCGGCACCTCCGGCCGGATCGGCGGGGTGGGTCTGGACGGGATCCACGCCGAGGTCAAGGCGCGGCACGCGAAGGCGTACCCGGCGAACCAGGCCGAGCGGACGCACCGCCGCCTCGAGGTCGGCGGCGAGTACCAGTGGCGCCGCGAGGGCGAGGTCCACCTGTTCAACCCGGAGACGGTCTTCCTGCTGCAGCACGCCACGCGCTCCAAGCAGTACGACGTCTTCCGTAAGTACACCGAGAAAGTGGACGGTCTGGCCGCGGAGGCGGGGCACCTGCGGGGTCTCTTCACGTTCGCCGCGAACCGGACGCCCGTCCCGATCGACGAGGTCGAGCCGGCCAGTGAGATCGTCAAGCGGTTCTCCACCGGCGCGATGAGCTACGGCTCGATCTCCGCCGAGTCGCACGAGACCCTGGCCATCGCCATGAACCGGCTGGGCGCCAAGTCCAACACCGGTGAGGGCGGCGAGGACGTCGAGCGGCTCTACGATCCGCAGCGGCGCTCCGCGATCAAGCAGATCGCGTCCGGCCGGTTCGGCGTGACCAGTGAATACCTCGTCAACGCGGACGACCTGCAGATCAAGATGGCGCAGGGTGCGAAGCCCGGCGAGGGTGGTCAGCTGCCCGGTAACAAGGTGTGGCCGTGGATCGCCAAGACCCGGCACGCCACCCCGGGCGTCGGGCTCATCTCGCCGCCGCCGCACCACGACATCTACTCCATCGAGGACCTGGCCCAGCTGGTTCACGACCTCAAGATGGTCAATCCCGCTTCGCGCGTACACGTGAAGCTGGTTTCTGAGATCGGTGTCGGAACCGTCGCTGCCGGCGTGGCCAAGCTGAAGGCCGACGTGATTCTGATCTCCGGTCACGACGGTGGCACCGGCGCGTCGCCGCTGAACTCGCTGAAGCACGCCGGCACCCCGTGGGAGCTCGGCCTGGCCGAGGCGCAGCAGACGCTGCTGCTGAACAAGCTGCGGGACCGGGTCACCGTGCAGGTCGACGGTCAGCTCAAGACCGGCCGTGACGTCGTCATCGCTGCCCTGCTGGGCGCCGAGGAGTTCGGCTTCGCGACCGCGCCGCTGATCGTCTCCGGCTGCATCATGATGCGGGTCTGTCACCTGGACACCTGTCCGGTCGGCATCGCCACGCAGAACCCGGTGCTGCGCGAGCGCTACACCGGCAAGCCGGAGTTCGTGGAGAACTTCTTCATGTTCCTCGCCGAGGAGGTCCGTGAGCTGCTCGCCGAGCTCGGCTTCCGCAGCATCGACGAGGCGATCGGTCACGCCGAGGTGCTCAACGTGGCCCCCGCGGTGGACCACTGGAAGGCCAAGGGTCTGGACCTGGGCCCGGTGCTCTACGTGCCGGAACTGCCCGAGGGCGCGTCCCGGCGCGGCATCGTCGCCCAGGACCACGGCCTGGAGCTGGCCCTGGACAACGAGCTGATCGCACTGGCCCAGCCGGCGCTGTCCGAGGGCACCCCGGTCCGCGCCGAGCTGCCCACCCGCAACGACCAGCGCAGCGTCGGCGCGATGCTGGGCGGCGAGGTCAGCCGGCGGTACGGCGGCAACGGCCTGCCCGACGACACCATCGCGTTCACCCTGCGGGGCACCGGTGGCCAGTCGTTCGGCGCGTTCCTGCCGCGCGGCGTGACCCTGCGGTTGATCGGCGACACCAACGACTACGTCGCGAAGGGCCTCTCCGGTGGCCGGGTGATCGTGCGTCCCGCCGAGGACGCGCCGTTCACCGCCGAGGAGAACACCATCGCCGGCAACACCATCCTGTACGGCGCCACCGGCGGCGAGGTGTTCCTGCGCGGACGTGTCGGTGAACGTTTCGCGGTTCGCAACTCCGGCGCGTCGACGGTTGTCGAGGGTGTCGGCGACCACGGCTGCGAGTACATGACCGGCGGGGTCGTGGTGGTGCTCGGCCCGACCGGGCGCAACTTCGCGGCCGGCATGAGCGGCGGCAAGGCGTTCGTGCTCGACCTCGATCAGTCCCTGGTCAACCCGGAGCTGGTGGACCTGGCGCCGCTCACCGACGACGAGCGCGACACGCTGCGCTCGCTGGTCGAGAAGCACCATGCCGAGACCGACTCCGCGGTCGCCGGCAAGCTGCTCAAGGACTGGAACACCGCGGTGGAGCAGTTCACCGCCGTGGTGCCGCGCGACTACAAGCGCGTGATGGAACTGATCCGGACCGCCGAAGCCGCCGGTCGCAATGTGGACGAGGCGGTTATGGGGGTTACCAGTGCCTGA
- a CDS encoding glutamate synthase subunit beta → MPDPNGFLRYERQLPKRRPVPVRIRDWKEVYPPAGEELIRDQATRCMDCGIPFCHDGCPLGNRIPDWNDLVRTGAWDAAAESLHATNNFPEFTGRLCPAPCEAACVLGIGDDPVTIKQVEVEIANHAFGRGLVPQPAPVASGKSVAVVGSGPAGLAAAQQLARAGHAVTVYERDDRIGGLLRYGIPDFKIEKDVIDARLVQMAAEGVVFQTGVEVGVDVTADDLRDRYDAVLLAAGALAGRDTPETPGRDLNGVHLAMEHLVPANRIVAGLQDTTPIDAKGKHVIIIGGGDTGADCLGVAHRQGAASVTQLDQYPLPPDVRTGVKDPWPTWPIILRNYAAHEEGGDRVFGVAVQEFVGDGNGNLTAIRIAEVQVQRIDGVRTVTVTPGSERELRADLVLLAIGFEGTEDQPLLAQFGISRNRRGVLDADRSWQTEAEGVFVAGDMHKGASLIVWAIAEGRAAAASIHQYLGAAGELPAPVRSDQQPLSV, encoded by the coding sequence GTGCCTGATCCGAACGGTTTCCTCCGGTACGAACGGCAGCTGCCGAAGCGCCGCCCGGTGCCGGTGCGCATCCGGGACTGGAAAGAGGTCTACCCGCCCGCGGGTGAGGAGCTCATCCGGGACCAGGCGACCCGCTGCATGGACTGCGGCATCCCGTTCTGTCACGACGGCTGCCCGCTGGGCAACCGCATCCCGGACTGGAACGACCTGGTGCGTACCGGGGCGTGGGACGCGGCCGCCGAGTCGCTGCACGCCACCAACAACTTCCCGGAGTTCACCGGGCGGCTCTGCCCCGCGCCCTGCGAGGCGGCGTGCGTGCTGGGCATCGGCGACGACCCGGTGACCATCAAGCAGGTCGAGGTGGAGATCGCCAACCACGCCTTCGGGCGGGGCCTGGTGCCGCAGCCGGCGCCGGTGGCGTCCGGCAAGTCGGTCGCGGTGGTCGGTTCCGGTCCGGCCGGCCTGGCGGCCGCCCAGCAGCTGGCGCGAGCCGGCCACGCGGTCACGGTCTACGAGCGCGACGACCGGATCGGCGGTCTTCTCCGGTACGGCATTCCCGACTTCAAGATCGAGAAGGATGTGATCGACGCCCGCCTGGTCCAGATGGCGGCCGAGGGCGTCGTCTTCCAGACCGGGGTCGAGGTGGGCGTCGACGTCACCGCCGACGACCTGCGTGACCGGTACGACGCGGTGCTCCTCGCCGCGGGCGCGCTGGCCGGCCGGGACACTCCGGAGACGCCCGGACGGGACCTCAACGGTGTGCACCTGGCCATGGAGCACCTGGTCCCGGCCAACCGCATCGTCGCCGGCCTGCAGGACACCACGCCGATCGACGCCAAGGGCAAGCACGTCATCATCATCGGTGGCGGCGACACCGGCGCGGACTGCCTCGGTGTGGCCCACCGTCAGGGCGCGGCCTCGGTCACCCAGCTCGACCAGTACCCGTTGCCGCCCGACGTCCGCACCGGCGTCAAGGACCCGTGGCCGACCTGGCCGATCATCCTGCGCAACTACGCCGCGCACGAGGAGGGTGGCGACCGGGTCTTCGGCGTCGCCGTCCAGGAGTTCGTCGGCGACGGGAACGGCAACCTCACCGCGATCCGGATCGCCGAGGTTCAGGTGCAGCGGATCGACGGTGTGCGTACGGTCACCGTCACTCCGGGCTCGGAGCGCGAGCTGCGCGCCGACCTGGTGCTGCTGGCGATCGGTTTCGAGGGCACCGAGGACCAGCCGCTGCTGGCCCAGTTCGGGATCAGCCGCAACCGCCGGGGGGTGCTCGACGCCGACCGGTCGTGGCAGACCGAGGCCGAGGGCGTGTTCGTCGCGGGCGACATGCACAAGGGCGCCTCGCTGATCGTCTGGGCGATCGCCGAGGGCCGGGCCGCCGCGGCCTCGATCCACCAGTACCTGGGCGCAGCCGGTGAGCTGCCTGCCCCGGTGCGCTCGGACCAGCAGCCGCTGTCCGTCTGA
- a CDS encoding DUF308 domain-containing protein, with protein MTVARGSMWGFLMFAGAAWLVIAWVVMRLEPTDVASVAGPIILFGAVCELLRTLAGTRTWWLNAILTALFTATGVVMLTAPDSTFATPASLIGWYLMVRGAVDVAVGIMTRGSDRVWSLLVTIGVLETGLGFFSASPFSRTGDLLLVTLGALGALRAVADLVTALRLREIAAKGRDVLELPPERAAGVAGYSAGLTDFEGAPARSRARHRARSGGPTVIAGEATPTSPATITGETTGDSFHEQVVRTTADLDNMLAQAGIGGPRVSTTVPKDLPPVPDTPEGVEGLPAGRPGDTDRPAGTR; from the coding sequence TTGACCGTTGCACGCGGGAGCATGTGGGGCTTCCTGATGTTCGCGGGGGCGGCCTGGCTGGTGATCGCCTGGGTGGTGATGCGGCTGGAACCCACCGACGTCGCGAGCGTGGCCGGACCGATCATCCTGTTCGGCGCCGTCTGCGAGCTGCTGCGCACCCTCGCCGGAACCCGGACGTGGTGGCTGAACGCGATCCTGACCGCGCTGTTCACGGCTACCGGCGTGGTGATGCTGACCGCCCCGGACTCCACGTTCGCCACCCCGGCCTCGCTGATCGGCTGGTATCTGATGGTGCGCGGCGCGGTGGACGTCGCGGTCGGGATCATGACCCGTGGCTCGGACCGGGTGTGGAGCCTGCTGGTGACGATCGGGGTGCTCGAGACCGGACTCGGCTTCTTCTCGGCCAGCCCGTTCTCGCGTACCGGGGATCTGCTTCTGGTGACGCTCGGTGCGCTCGGCGCGCTGCGGGCGGTGGCCGACCTGGTGACCGCGCTGCGGCTGCGGGAGATCGCCGCGAAGGGTAGGGACGTGCTCGAGCTGCCGCCGGAGCGCGCGGCGGGCGTGGCCGGGTACTCGGCAGGCCTGACCGACTTCGAGGGCGCACCGGCACGCTCGCGGGCCCGGCACCGCGCCCGCAGCGGCGGCCCGACCGTGATCGCCGGTGAGGCCACACCCACCAGCCCGGCCACCATCACCGGGGAGACGACCGGCGACTCGTTCCACGAGCAGGTGGTACGCACGACGGCGGACCTGGACAACATGCTGGCACAGGCCGGCATCGGCGGGCCCCGGGTGAGCACCACGGTGCCGAAGGACCTGCCGCCGGTGCCGGACACCCCGGAAGGCGTCGAAGGCCTGCCCGCAGGGCGGCCCGGTGACACGGACCGGCCCGCGGGAACCCGGTGA
- a CDS encoding ANTAR domain-containing response regulator, which translates to MADTQAGAERKRVLIAEDEALIRLDLAEMLVEEGYDVVGEAGDGETAVRLAEDLKPDLVILDIKMPIMDGLAAAERIAGGRIAPVVILTAFSQRDLVERARAAGAMAYLVKPFQKSDLVPAIEIALSRYSEIAALESEVAGLTDRLETRKSVERAKGELMTKYSMTEPQAFKWIQRTAMDHRMTMREVADRILAEGQEPGPAQV; encoded by the coding sequence GTGGCCGACACGCAGGCTGGTGCCGAGCGCAAGCGGGTGCTCATCGCCGAGGACGAGGCCCTGATCCGGCTGGACCTCGCCGAGATGCTCGTCGAGGAGGGCTACGACGTCGTCGGGGAGGCGGGCGACGGCGAGACCGCCGTGCGCCTGGCCGAGGACCTGAAGCCGGACCTGGTGATCCTGGACATCAAGATGCCGATCATGGATGGTCTGGCGGCCGCGGAGCGGATCGCCGGCGGCCGGATCGCGCCGGTGGTGATCCTGACCGCGTTCAGCCAGCGTGATCTCGTCGAGCGGGCCCGCGCGGCCGGCGCGATGGCGTACCTGGTGAAGCCGTTCCAGAAGTCCGACCTGGTGCCGGCCATCGAGATCGCCCTCTCGAGGTATTCGGAGATCGCCGCTCTGGAGTCCGAGGTGGCCGGGCTGACCGACCGCCTGGAGACCCGCAAGTCGGTGGAGCGCGCCAAGGGCGAGCTGATGACGAAGTACTCGATGACTGAACCGCAGGCCTTCAAGTGGATCCAGCGCACCGCGATGGACCACCGGATGACGATGCGTGAGGTCGCGGATCGCATCCTCGCCGAGGGGCAGGAGCCGGGGCCCGCGCAGGTCTGA
- a CDS encoding acyl-CoA thioesterase yields MTLRLRGQAAVDQLLELLDLRQIDAATFEGDSPQTGAQRVFGGQVAGQALVAAGRTVDPSRLVHSLHGYFVRPGDPTVPITFHTEHIRDGRSFSVRRSTAKQHGKTIFFMSASFQVPEEGLDHHTPAPEDVPAPEDVPTMLDWVEKYPDRMALFKAAPQAVDVRYVGVPGWVPPGDRGVQPQQRVWMRFDGKLPDDPLLHACALTYASDLSLLDAVLSTHGEVWGPGGVIGASLDHALWLHRPFRADEWFLYDSVSPSASGSRGLASGRMFTRDGRHIASAVQEGLLRRIGG; encoded by the coding sequence GTGACCTTGCGCCTCCGGGGACAGGCCGCCGTCGATCAGCTTCTGGAACTGCTGGACCTCCGGCAGATCGACGCGGCCACCTTCGAGGGCGACAGCCCGCAGACGGGTGCCCAGCGCGTGTTCGGCGGCCAGGTCGCCGGGCAGGCGCTGGTCGCCGCGGGCCGCACCGTCGATCCCAGTCGCCTGGTGCACTCGCTGCACGGCTACTTCGTGCGGCCGGGCGACCCGACCGTGCCGATCACCTTCCACACGGAGCACATCCGCGACGGACGGTCCTTCTCGGTACGCCGGTCCACCGCGAAACAGCACGGCAAGACGATCTTCTTCATGTCGGCGTCGTTCCAGGTCCCCGAGGAAGGGCTGGACCACCACACGCCGGCGCCCGAGGACGTGCCGGCGCCCGAGGACGTCCCCACCATGCTGGACTGGGTGGAGAAGTACCCGGACCGGATGGCGCTGTTCAAGGCGGCGCCGCAGGCGGTCGACGTGCGCTACGTGGGCGTACCCGGCTGGGTCCCGCCCGGCGACCGTGGCGTCCAGCCGCAGCAGCGGGTCTGGATGCGTTTCGACGGCAAGCTGCCGGACGATCCGCTGCTGCACGCCTGCGCCCTGACGTACGCCTCCGACCTCTCCCTGCTCGACGCGGTCCTCTCCACGCACGGCGAGGTCTGGGGCCCGGGCGGCGTGATCGGCGCGAGCCTCGACCACGCGCTCTGGCTGCACCGCCCGTTCCGGGCCGACGAGTGGTTCCTCTACGACAGCGTCAGCCCGTCGGCCAGCGGCTCCCGCGGCCTCGCCAGCGGGCGGATGTTCACCCGGGACGGCCGGCACATCGCCAGCGCCGTCCAGGAGGGTCTGCTGCGCCGCATCGGCGGCTGA